CAGGAATCCGGCTAGGATGCGTTAAATAGTCCTGCGTGGTTCCCTTGGCATCGACCGGGGCGGCACCTAGATTGTAATGCAGCCGACCGGGGGATTCCCTCGTGCTTGCCCAAGGACATAAGGCCGCGATCCGCGCGACCACGAAGGAAGATCAATGAACGCCAATCTGCGCAATTTCGCCCTCTGGGTCATTATTGTTTTGCTGTTGTTGGCACTGTTCACGCTCTTCCAGAATCCGGGTCAGCGCGCGTCCTCGCAGGACATCTCGTTCTCGCAGCTGCTGACCGAGGTCGACGCCAATCACGTCCGCGACGTCGTCATCCAGGGGCCGGAAATCCACGGCACCTTCACCAACGGCTCGAGCTTCCAGACCTATGCGCCGAACGACCCGACGCTGGTCTCGCGCCTCTATAACGGCAAGGTCTCGATCACCGCGAAACCGCCCGGCGACAACGTGCCGTGGTTCGTGTCGCTGCTGGTTTCCTGGCTACCCTTCATCGCGCTGATCGGCGTCTGGATCTTCCTGTCGCGGCAGATGCAGGGCGGTGCCGGCAAGGCGATGGGCTTTGGCAAGTCGCGGGCCAAGATGCTCACCGAAGCGCATGGCCGGGTGACGTTCGAGGACGTTGCCGGCGTCGACGAGGCCAAGCAGGACCTGCAGGAGATCGTCGAATTCCTGCGCGATCCCGGCAAATATCAACGGCTGGGCGGACGGATTCCGCGCGGCGTGCTTCTGGTCGGCCCTCCCGGCACCGGCAAGACGCTGATCGCGCGCGCGGTCGCCGGCGAAGCCAACGTGCCGTTCTTCACGATTTCGGGCTCCGACTTCGTCGAAATGTTCGTCGGCGTCGGCGCCTCTCGCGTCCGCGACATGTTCGAGCAGGCCAAGAAGAACGCGCCCTGCATCATCTTCATCGACGAAATCGATGCGGTCGGCCGCCATCGCGGCGCCGGTCTCGGCGGCGGCAATGACGAGCGCGAGCAGACGCTGAATCAGTTGCTGGTCGAGATGGACGGCTTCGAGGCCAATGAAGGCGTGATCCTGATCGCCGCGACCAACCGTCCCGACGTGCTCGATCCCGCGCTGCTGCGCCCCGGCCGCTTCGACCGCCAGGTGGTGGTGCCGAATCCGGACGTCGTCGGCCGCGAACAGATCCTCAAGGTTCACGTCCGCAAGGTGCCGCTGGCGCCGGATATCAACCTCAAAACCATCGCCCGCGGCACGCCCGGTTTCTCCGGCGCCGACCTGATGAACCTCGTCAACGAAGCCGCCCTGACCGCCGCGCGCCGCAACAAGCGCATGGTGACCCAGGCCGAGTTCGAGGAAGCCAAAGACAAGGTCATGATGGGCGCCGAGCGCAAGTCGCTGGTCATGACCGAGGAAGAGAAGATGCTGACCGCCTACCACGAAGGCGGCCATGCCATCGTCGGCCTCAACGTGATTGCGACCGATCCGATCCACAAGGCCACCATCATTCCGCGCGGCCGTGCGCTCGGCATGGTGATGCAGCTGCCCGAGCGCGACAAGCTGTCGATGTCGCTCGAGCAGATGACCTCGCGCCTTGCCATCATGATGGGCGGACGCGTCGCCGAAGAACTGGTGTTCGGCCGCGAGAAGGTCACCTCGGGTGCGGCCTCCGATATCGAGCAGGCCACCCGGCTGGCCCGGATGATGGTGACGCGCTGGGGTCTGTCGGAAGAACTCGGCACCGTATCCTATGGCGAGAACCAGGATGAGGTTTTCCTCGGGATGTCGGTATCGCGCACCCAGAACGCGTCTGAAGCCACCGTGCAGAAGATCGACAGCGAAATCAGGCGGCTGGTCGAGGAAGGCTACAACGAAGCCACCAAGATCCTGACCGAGAAGCGCGGCGACCTCGAAGCGCTGGCCAAGGGCCTGCTCGAATTCGAAACCCTGAGCGGCGACGAGATCATCGATCTGCTCAACGGCAAGAAGCCGAACCGCGAGTCGGTGCTCGAGCCGACCACCCCGCGCGCCTCGGCGGTGCCGCCGGCCGGCAAGCCGCGCCCGCGTCCCGACGCCGGGCTGGAGCCGCAGCCGCAGGCGTAAAGCGGCCTGTGATTGCTGATTTCAAGAACGCGGCGGCAACGCCGCGTTTTTTGTTGATGCGCACCATCCTCACAATCCCGCCGGCACGCCCCCAAGACCTTAAGATTTCTTAAGGGCTGTTTGCCTATTGGTGAAGGCGCGCGTTTCCCGCGAGGCTGCGGCGCGCGCAAGGGACCTTGCATGGCCACGCCCGTATCCGCCGCGACACTTCCTGGCGAGCGCAGCACCATCCCGGCGGCGCTGGTCAACGTGTGCTTTGCGCTGTTCGTCATCAATGCATCGTTCTTCCCAACGGCGTTCTTCGCCCATTGGTGGATCTTCGACGAAAAGGGTCTGGGTATCCCGACCGATTTCGTCAACGTCTGGTCCGCCGGCAAACTGGTGCTCGATGGCCATCCCGCCTGGGCCTATGACTGGGAGATCCAGAAACAGGTTCAGGTCGCGGTGCTCGGCCGCAGCTACGAGGGCAACTTCGCCTGGCACTATCCGCCGCCGTTCTTGCTCGTCGCGAGCCTGCTGGTGCATTTTCCCTATGCGGCGGCCTTCATCGGCTGGGCTGCGATCAGCCTCGTGCCCTACCTCGCCGTCATGCGTGCGATCGTCGGGCGGCCGTTCGGCCTGCTGCTGGCGGCGGCGTTTCCGGTGGTGCTCACCAACACGCTGGTCGGGCAGAATGGCTTCCTCACGGCGTCGCTGATCGGCGGCGCGCTGTACTGGTTGCCGGCGCGGCCGGTGTTCGCCGGCATCTGCCTCGGGCTATTGAGCTACAAGCCGCAATACGGGCTCCTGTTTCCGCTGGTGCTGATCGCAGCGTCTCAGTGGACGGTGTTCGTCACGGCCGGGATCGTTGCCGTCGCGATGGCGGCGCTGTCCTGGCTCGCGTTCGGCACCGAGAGCTGGCAGGCCTTCTTTCACTGGATGCCGATGTTTTCGCAGGCCTTCCTGACCGAAGGCCGCGCGCCCTGGGGCAAGATGCAAAGCATCTTCGCGCTGGTTCGGCATTTCGGCGGCGCCGAACAACTGGCATGGGTGTTTCAATGGATCCTGAGCGGCACGGTTGCGGTGTTGCTGGCACTGATGTGGCGCAGCCGCGTCAGCTATCCGTTGAAGGCCGCGGCGCTCGCCGCCGGCACATTGCTGATCACGCCCTATCTGTTCCTCTACGACGTCATGGTGCTGGCGATTGCGGTGGCGTTCCTGGTCCGCATCGGATTGAGCCGGGGCTTTGCGCGCCACGAATTGCCTGCGCTCGGGCTGGTGGCGGCGTTGCTGATGTTTTATCCGCTGGTGAGGGCGCCGACGGGATTCGCGGCCACGCTGATCGTGTCGGGATTGATCGCGCGCCGCTGCGGGCTTTGGCGCAGCCGGCCGGCGGCGTCGCCCGACGGCGGCCTTGCCCAGCGATCGAGCGCATTTTGACCTCGCCGGGTTTTCGCGGGGTATCGAGGCTGCGCCCTGCAAATCTTCCTCAAGAGGGCTGCGATTCGTATTGTCATCAGGCCTGAATAGGTGTTCAGTTCTTCAAAGCGATCTGTGCCAGATCGCGCAGAACAACTGAAGACGCACACGTTCAGGACCGGGCCCGGTTTGGCCTTGAGCGCATGCCGGGACGAGAAACGCGCGCCATGGTCTATCGGCGAACCCATCAGGTAGTGAAGCGGCTGGCGGCGCGGCGCAGCGCCATTCTGGCGGCGGCGCGGAATGCCGCCGCCGAGGGCGGCATGGCCGCAGTGCAGATCGCTCCGGTCGCGGTCCGCGCCAATGTCGCGGCCGGCACCGTCTACCGCTATTTCCCTTCCAAGGCGGATCTGATTTCGGAACTGATCGCCGAAGTCTCGCGCGACGAACTGGCCGCGATCCGCCGCGCCGCCGACGCCGCTCCCGGGCCGTCCTCGGCGCTGGCTGCGGCCGTCACCACGGTCGCGGTGCATGTGCTGTCGCAGCGCAAGCTCGCCTGGGGCATTCTGGCCGAACCGGTCGATGTCGACGTCACGGCTTCAAGGCTCGCCAGCCGCCGCGAGATCGCTGGCGAGATCGCTGCCCGGATCGACGCCGCGGTTCGCGCCGGGCATCTGCCCGCGCAGGACACGGCACTCGCCGCCAGCGCGCTGCTCGGCGCGCTGCATGAATCGCTGGTCGGGCCGCTGGCGCCGGATACCATGGATGATCCCGCGAAACTGCGTGACGCCGTTCAAACCGTGACGCTGCTGGCGCTGCGCGCCGTCGGCGTGATGGACGCCCGCGCCCGAGGCCTCGTGGTCCAGGCGGTGCTGCCGGCGAAGGCGCTGGTCGGGGCGTAGCGCGAAGGCGCAAATTCAATTCCAAGCGCTGTCGGGGAACCGCGAAACGGATCCCGAATGAACCACACGGCGCATGCGCGGCAGGGGCGGGCAGCGGCCTGTCGTCGAAGCAAGCGCGCTCGAAAGTGCCTTGACACCACCAACGCAGGGTGGGGCCGCGTTTACCGCGGCGAACAATTCAATCAAAAGTTGTAATTTCTTCACAACTCTCTGCGCCTATGCGGACTGGATTCGCGAGGACGCAGAAAATCTATGATTGCGCGCAAAAACCTTGCAGTGCCGGCCGTGATCCTTGGATCGCTTCTCGCCGGTGCCCTTTACACCTGGTTTAGCGGTGAAGACATCAATTGGGACTGGCGAAACTACCATGAATACGGTGCCTTTGCCCTGCTGAACGGCCGCTTCGATGTAGATGTCGCGCCGGGCGGCTTTCAGACATTTCTGAACCCTCTGCCTTACCTGCCCGCCTATCTGTTGCGGCATTATGTCGGTGCGCCGCTTTGGGGGGTCCTGCTTGGCGCCATTCATGGCCTCAACCTCGCCCTCATCTGGTGGGGATCGCGCACGCTGCTCGGAACCTCCTCCGCCAGTAACTGGATCATCTTGGCATCAGTCGTCGTCGCGGCATTCGGCCCGATGACGCTGTCGGAGGTCGGCACCAGCTTTGCCGACATCCTCTGCGCCCTGCCCATTATCGCGGGCCTTGACCTGATGTTGTTTGCGAGCGAGCGGCGAGTTGCTCGCCTTTTCATAGCCGGTCTGCTGGTCGGCGCTGCGGTCGGATTGAAGCTGACCAACATCACGTTCCTGATCGGCGCCGGGGCATCGCTGCTGGCAGTCGGCAGTCCGCTCGGGGCGATGGGCGCGTTCGCCGCGGGAAGCGCGATGGGCGCGATTGCGACAGGAGGTGCGTGGGCCTGGAGGCTTTGGGAGCAATTCGGCAATCCGGTCTTTCCATATTTCAATTCGGTCTTCCGTTCTTCCGAAGCTCCATTGGCGCCGTTTCTCGACCGTCGTTTCAGGCCGCACGGCGTTCTGGATGCCGCCGCCTATCCATTCTACTGGCTGATCGGAGATCATCGCTCCTCGGAGTGGGCATTCCGGGATCCGCGCTTTGCAGTCATCATGGTTCTGTTTGCGATGGCGGTTGGCGCAAGCCTGCTTCGGAATGCCCAGGTTTTTCGGCAACGGGACAAGCAATTCTTGCTGTTTTTCGCGGTCACGTACGGGATGTGGCTGCTGACGTTTTCGATCCATCGCTATGCGATTGCGCTCGAATTGATGACCGCACCGCTCATCGTGCTGTTGCTGTCGCGGTTGATCGAAGCGCTATATGGCCCAACGGGACCGCGGACTTCATCTGTCACCGATGTTTCGGCCGTCATCGTCGCACTGGCGATCGTAATTTGGTCGCAGTCTGCCGATTGGTCGCGACGCCCTTGGTCCCGATCCCTATCGGCCACAGGTCGCCGGCACCTTGCTGACGCCTGCGACCTATCTGATACTTCAAAAGCCGATCGGATACGTTGTTCCGTTGCTGCCGCCCGCCTCACGTGCCTACCAGCTGTCCGATATATTGATGCCTATTGCGCCGGGCGGGTTGCTCGACCATCGCATTCGTTGGGGGCTTGCCCATCCGCTCGCAGGAGGCGTGAGGGCTCTTTACCTTCAAGGGAGCCCGCCGCGAAACGACCTGCTTGGTGCCTATGGTCTGGAGTTTGACGCATCGCGCGCGTGCGACCGCATCCCTGGCGCCGACAACGTGGATATCGAGGCATGTCCACTGGTCCGGAGGTAGCAGGCTTCGCTTCAAAAACCATCGTGAATTGATCCGCCGCATTAGTCGTTTGGCAGGGCTCAATTGTTCACCCGGAAGAATTGATCGGCGCGGCCCATGCCGCCTGCTTCACGATGGCGCTGTCGCTGATACTCAGCAAAGCCAGGCTCACCGCCGAGCAGATGGAAACCAGGGGCGACGTCACGCTGGAAAAGCAGGGCGACGGTTCGCCATCAACCCGGTGCATCTCACGCTGAATGCGAAAATCCCGGGCGCCGACAAGGCGACGTTCGAGGAGCTGGCAGGCAAGGCAAAGGCCGGTTGTCCGGTCTCGAAGCTGCTCAACACCGAGATCACGCTGGACGCGCTCAGGAATGACGAGGCCTTCACATGTCCGCGTCGCCGTCCGGGCCGACGGAGGCGATGCGCACCATGTTGGTGGTGCCGGGGGTGCCGAGCGGCACGCCGGCGACGATGATGACGCGCTGGCCGGCGCGGGCAAATCCATCACGGAACGCGATTGAGCCGGCGCGGCTGACCATGTCGTCGAGATCCTTGGCGTCTTCGGCGACCACGCAATGCACGCCCCAGACCGCGGACAGCTTGCGCCCGGTGGCGAGGTTCGGCGTGATCGCCACCACCGGCGGCTTCGGCCGCTCGCGCGCGACGCGCAATGCGGTCGAGCCCGAACTGGTCCAGCAGATGATCGCGGACAGATCGAGCGTTTCGGCGATCTGCCGCGCGGCGTCGGCAATGGCGTCGCCGACAGTCGGCTCCGGCTCGGCGCGCTGCGCCGTCAGCACGCCGCGATAGGTCGGATCGCGTTCGACCTCTTCGCCGATCCGGTTCATGGTCGAGACCGCTTCGACCGGAAACTTACCGGCCGCCGATTCCGCCGACAGCATGATGGCGTCGGCGCCATCATAGACCGCGGTGGCGACGTCGGAGACCTCGGCGCGGGTCGGCACCGGCGACTGGATCATCGATTCCAGCATCTGGGTTGCGATCACCACCGGCTTGCCGGCGCGCCGCGCCAGCCGCGTCATTTGTTTCTGCAGGCTGGGCACCCGCTCCAGCGGCAGTTCGACGCCGAGATCGCCGCGCGCCACCATCAGCGCGTCGGACACTTCGATGATTTCGGGCAGCCGGTCAATCGCCTGCGGCTTTTCGATCTTGGCCATCACCGAAGCGCGGCCGCGGATCAGCTTCTTGGCCTCGATGACGTCCTCGGCGCGCTGCACGAACGACAGCGCCACCCAGTCGATGCCCGTCACCAAGGCTGCCTCGAGATCGGCGCGGTCTTTTGGCGTCATCGCCGAGACCGGCAGGTCGGTGTCGGGCAGGCTGACGCCCTTGCGATCCGACATCTTGCCGCCGATCACGACGCGGGTGACGGCGCGCTCGGGCGAGGTCTCTTCCACGATCAGGCGCACCTTGCCGTCGTCGAGCAACAGCGCGTGGCCCGGCCGCAGCGCCGCCAGTATTTCCGGATGCGGAAGCTGGACGCGGCTGTGGTCGCCCGGCGTCTTGTCGGAATCCAGCACGAAACTCTCGCCGTTCTTGAGCTGGATCGAGCCATCGGCGAACGAGCCGAGCCGGAGCTTCGGCCCCTGCAGGTCGACCAGGATGCCGATCGGACGGCCGTAGCTCGATTCGACATTGCGGATGGTCTTGACCAGCTCGCGCATGGTGTCGTGCGAGGTATGGCTCATATTGATGCGGAAGACGTCGGCGCCGGCCTCGAACAGGCGGCGGATCATCGCGCTGTCGGAAGATGCGGGGCCAAGCGTTGCCAGGATCTTGATGCGGCGCAGACGTCTCATGGTTTGGTCCCGGGCGCTGGCTGCAGACCAGACGCGCCCGGAGCCGTCCCGCCCGGTGGATTGGACATGCCCGGAAGGTTTCCGGGGCCGCCCGGACCGACCGTTCCCGGAATTCCCGGTACCCGCTGCGCGGGCTGCTCGTTGGCTTCGGTGAGTTGTACGGTCCAGGCGCGTTGCTCCCCGGTGTCGACCTCGAAGAAGCCGGTGCGGTCGAAACCCCGCGCCAGGCAATTCTCGGTGCCCTTGATGGTGAATTCCTTGTCGCGCGAGCACATGAAAGCCTGCCCCGACCATTCGCCGCCGCGGTCGTAGTCGAGCGCGTAGATGTAATAGAACCGGGCGACCAGCGTCCCGCGCAGCAGGGTTTCGCAGCTCCGCGAGGATACGTTCCACCAGCCCTCGGTGGTCCAGCCCTCGGCGTCCTTGTAGCCGAGCGCGATGCCGACCCGGCTCGACGTATTGTTACAGAGCCGGAAGTCGGCTGCCGCCGGACCGCTCCACAGGCACATCGCCGCAAGCGCCAGCGCCGGGACCAGACCGGCGGTCATGCGAGCGGGAAGGGGATGGTGGCGGTGGGAATCTCTTGCGATCATTTAGTGAAGCTATATCAATTCCTTGAGGATTTCGCGAACGCCAGCGGCGGCTCTCGGCGGCGGAAAACGCCGCTTTCGGGCAACGGGCAGCCGAATTCCGCCCATGAATTCCCTCTTAACGCTGCGATATGGCAAAATCTGTGACAACTCCCACCTAATATCAATATCCTCCGGGTCATTCCCGGAAAACGACGGCGAGGCGGCCATGGCGATTGATGACAAGACCAGAACGGAACTCGAAGCGGCGGCCTTCCGGCGGCTGGTCGCGCATCTGCGCTCCCGCACCGACGTCCAGAACATCGACCTGATGAATCTGGCCGGCTTCTGCCGCAACTGCCTGTCCAACTGGCTCAAGGAAGAGGCCGACGCCAAGGGAGCGGAGATGACCCGGGACGAGAGCCGCGAGGCCGTCTACGGCATGCCCTACGAGACCTGGAAGTCGACCTATCAGGGCAAGGCCACGCCCGAGCAGCTCGAGGCGATGAAGAAAGCCCATGGCGGGCACGGGCACTAAGCTTTCCTCAGGTTCTTCTTCTCATCCATTCGATTTTCCGTCATGGCCGGGCCTTGTCCCGGCCATCCACGTCTTTCTTGCGGCTCGCCTGCCAAGACGTGGATGCCCGGCACAAGGCCGGGCATGACGATGAGAGAGAACGGGAATCTTTCTCCTGTGGGCGCGCTGTGGATGAGCGCGATGGTGCCTTGACGCAAGGCGCGCCACTCTTGAGGGTCATTTTCGGGATGCGGTGCGTGGATCAGCGTGCGGCGCTTCTCCCCACACCTCAACCATCAGTTCATTCAGGAGTACCCGATGGCCACTACTGCCGCTGCCGTCAAGGAAGAACCCGCGACCAAATTCGCGAAAGACCAGCTCAAGGCCATCATCGAGCGCATCGAGCGGCTGGAAGAGGAAAAGAAGACCATCTCGGACGACATCCGCGACGTCTATGCGGAAGCCAAGGGCAACGGCTTCGACGTCAAGGCGCTGCGCACCATCGTTCGCTTGCGCAAGCAGGACGCCAACGAGCGCGCCGAACAGGAAACCATCCTGGAAACCTACATGCAGGCGCTGGGGATGCTGTGAGGCGTTAGCCCCTTCCGAGCAAACTCAGCTCTCGTCGCCCCTGCGAAAGCAGGGGCCCAAAATCCGCGGCCTTTCCAATGGCAGCAGGTGTCTGACACCGTACGCCAACGACAGGACACGGCGTATGGGTCCTCGCGTTCGCGAGGACGACACCGAATATGTGGAAAGAGTTACGCCTGCGACCGCGTTCGACGAGCGCTCAGCGCAGCGAAGCGGTCCGCATCACGAACGACTGGGTCGCGAGCTTCGCGGTGACCGATCCGGTAAACCGGTCGGTGACCAGGCCCAGCTGCGGATCGTCCGAGAAGCTCATGGCGACGATCGCCTGCGGCTTGACGAAATAAGCGCGCATGATCGTCATGTCGGCGTCGCCCAGCACGGTCGCGGACATCGACGTGCTCGCGCTCGGCGCCAGGATCATGGCGCGCATCCAGATGTCGTTGCCCTTGAAAGCCGCGATCCGCGTCGAGGTCGCGATCAGGCCGGGCTGCCCCTGCGCTCCCTTGACCGCCACCGTATCGATCGTCGTCGCGGCCGCCGGATTGCGGGGGGCCGGGCGGGCGCTGCGGGGGATCGGCGCGCTGGCTGCCACGATATTGGTACGGTCGACCGGCGAGGAAGCCGCCGGCGCATAGGCCAGCGCCTTCTTGAAGGCTTCGGAAACGCTGGCGGTCGATTGCGGGTCGGCGGAATTGACGGCCTTGCGGGCGTTGATGGCGGCGACCTGCTCGGGCGTGGCCTGCTTCGGCGCTGCATCCCAGAAGCCGCGGGCGTTGATGATGTCGGCGGGCGTCTGCGGCTTCGGTTCGGTCGTCTTCTCAGCCGAAGCGGTCTGCTTCGGTTTCGACGGCTGGACGATCTGGGCGTCGGCCGAGGCGAGCTGCAGCGTCGATGCGGCGGGCTTGGCGCGCGGCACCGGCACGGGGTCGGCGGCTTTGGCAGGAGCGGCTGACGCCACTACGCTGGCCGGAGCGGCCTTCTCGCGGGCGGCGGGAGCGCTGGCGCCCTCGTCATCCTCGTCGTTCGACTTGCTCTTGAACAGGGCGGCGAACAGCCCGGGCTTGCTCTTGCTCGAGACGTCATCGCCATTGCCACGCTTCTCGACGTCGGCGAGTGCGAGCTCATATCCCTTGAGCGGCTTGCCGTCCGAAGGAACATGCACGGTGCGGCCGTTCGGGAAGACGCGGGCCAGCTGGTCGTGGTTCATGCGCGGCCAGTGACGGATGCTGCCGGTGTCGAGATGGACGAAGGGCGATCCCGAGGTGGGATAGAAGCCGACGCCGCCGCGTTGCAGGCGAAGGCCGGCGTAGCGAATCTGCTCGAGCGGCACTTCCGGGATGTAGAAATCGATCGCGTGGCCGAGCATGTGCTGGCTGAAGCGCGCCACCCCTGAGGAGCGGCGGCGGAGCATCGCGTTGGTGGCGGGGGAGCGGTAGGATGAGATGATGTTGATGGGCTTCTTGCCGTCGACGTCGCGGTTGACTTCCCAGAGGATGTCGAACAGGCGACGATCCATCGTGGTGTGGTCCTGGCTGCGCCAGTCGCGGAGGAAGTGATTGAGTTTTTTCAGCGCTTCTTCGTCGTAGCGCCCGTCGCGCTTGAAGGTGACGGTCAGGTCTTCATCGGAATGGGTGTGGTGGAACGAGAGGGTGCGGGTTTCGTTGAGCGCGGTCGCGTCCTGCACCGCCCCGGCTCCCGCCAGGAGCAAAAGGGATGTCAGCCCGGCATGACACCCGGCCTTCGGAAACGACAGCGAATTGAATTGGCGTGCGAAACCAGACAGCACGAATGAGCCCACCCAGAGGACGACCGATCGAGGAACTCTTCCGCTACCCCGTGTGGCGGAAGAGGGTTAACGCAGTCTTAACGCTGGGTGGGTTATTTGAGATTTTAGTCCCACCCCCCAAGTCGGCTTAACCTAACCCGTCGAGTGTGGCGAAAAAGTGCCCACAGGTTAAATCCAGGTGGAGAATGGTTAACGTAAACGATCTCTCCCGTCAGGAGAGATCGTTGATTTCGTTTAAGAATTTACAAAAATCGCAAAAGACCGAAGCGATCAGCGGGTGATCACCCGGCGCTGTTGCGGACGGCCGACCGGGGCCGGCGGCGTGGACGGTCCGCCGAACAGCCGCTCGAAGAACGACGGTCCTGACGAGCTGCCGAAGTCGTTGTTGAAGGCGACGTTGGACGGCAGTGCCGATCCGCTGGGCCGGGCATAGCTCGGATTGGCATGCGCGACGACGTTCTCCAGATCCCTGTTCCTGGAGTTCTTGAGCAGGGCCAGCATCTGCGCGTCGCGGCCATAGAGGTCCTTGCGCAATTGCAGCTTGCCGGCGTCGTCCACGAACGCGGTCTGGTAGGTGATGTTGACCGGCAGCGGGGTCGGGAATTTCAGGTCGATCTCGCTGCGGCCGTACATGCTGCGGATCTTTTCCGGCGTGTATTTGTCGTTCGGCATCACGATGTTGAGCAGGGTCGCGGCGTACTGATCCGGATTCTGCACCCGCATGCAGCCATGGCTGAAGGCGCGCTCTTCCTTGGCGAACAGATGCTTGTCCGGCGTGTCGTGCTGATAGACCAGGAACTTGTTCGGGAAGTTGAAACGGATGCGGCCGAGCGCATTGGCTTCGCCGGGCGGCTGCGAAATGTGGATGCTGCCGTCACGGGCGCGCTCGAGCCGCAGGCCCATGCGTTGCAGCACGGTCGGATCCTGCTGCAGCGCCGGCAAGTATTCGTTGTAGATGATCGATGGCGGCACGTTCCAGGTCGGGTTGACCGTGATGAACTTCATCGTCTCGGTCAGCATCGGGGTGGCGTGCGATCCCGGCTTGCCGGTCACCACGCGGGTGGTCCAGACCGGCGCGCCGCCCTGCATCACCTTGAGCGTGAAGTCGGGGATGTTGAGAATGACATAGGCGTTGTTCAGCGAAGCGACGCCGAGCTGGCGCGGCAGCCAGCGCCAGCGCTCCATGTTGACGATCACGGTATCGATCTGTCGGTCGCGCTTCGGGCTGTTGATCGCCTTGACGGTCTTGTCGTCGAGTACGCCGGTGGCCTTGAGGTCGGCGCCTGCCTGGAACTTGCGCACGGCTTCGGCGACCTTGGCGTCGTAATGGGTGTCGTCGGGGTTTTCGGTGATGCCGAGCTTGGCGCGCAGTTGCGGCACCCGCGGATCTTCCGGCGTGACTGCTGGCTGCTTCTTGGTGGCTGCCTTGAACGCCAGCGGCGCGCCTTCGGCGATCTGCATCACCGGTCCGTCGCCCTGGCCGCGCAATTCGGCGAGCTTGGCCTTCAATTCCTTGTAGAGCTTGTGCGGCGGGTTGTAGCCCGCGAGCGCTGCCGATGCGTCCTTGGCTGCTGTGACATTCGCCAGCACTTCGGCGGGGTCGGTCGGATGCTCGGGATAGAGGATGTCGCCCGAGACCTGCGACCAGTGCATCCGGCCGCTCTGCGCCTGGCGCGCGTAGTCCAGCATGCTGGCGGTCAGCTTCAACTCGGCTTCGGCAAGCGCGTCCGGCGTGGCCGCGGCGGCGAAATCCGGCACCGGATAATCGGCGGCGTTCAGGCCCTCGGCGGCAGCATCCTTGAGCCGCGCAATGACGCCCTTGCCACCGGCGGTCAGGGCACCGGCTTGCGTCCAGACCGGTGCGTATTCGCGCGCGGTGTAGAACTTCTCGACAGCGGCACGTTCGGCCTTGCGGTCGAAATAGCGCAGCGATTTCGCGCCCAGCATGTCGCGCAATTTGTCGGCGACCGGCTGGTCCGCGGGCGGAACGTTGCTTGCGGCCTTGACGGGCTCGGCGGCCGGCACTGCGGCGGCCGCAGCCGGCGGCGTCGCGGCGGGAGCGGTCGCGGTATCCGACGGTTTCGGTTCGGCGGTCTTCTC
The sequence above is drawn from the Bradyrhizobium sediminis genome and encodes:
- a CDS encoding DUF882 domain-containing protein; the protein is MGSFVLSGFARQFNSLSFPKAGCHAGLTSLLLLAGAGAVQDATALNETRTLSFHHTHSDEDLTVTFKRDGRYDEEALKKLNHFLRDWRSQDHTTMDRRLFDILWEVNRDVDGKKPINIISSYRSPATNAMLRRRSSGVARFSQHMLGHAIDFYIPEVPLEQIRYAGLRLQRGGVGFYPTSGSPFVHLDTGSIRHWPRMNHDQLARVFPNGRTVHVPSDGKPLKGYELALADVEKRGNGDDVSSKSKPGLFAALFKSKSNDEDDEGASAPAAREKAAPASVVASAAPAKAADPVPVPRAKPAASTLQLASADAQIVQPSKPKQTASAEKTTEPKPQTPADIINARGFWDAAPKQATPEQVAAINARKAVNSADPQSTASVSEAFKKALAYAPAASSPVDRTNIVAASAPIPRSARPAPRNPAAATTIDTVAVKGAQGQPGLIATSTRIAAFKGNDIWMRAMILAPSASTSMSATVLGDADMTIMRAYFVKPQAIVAMSFSDDPQLGLVTDRFTGSVTAKLATQSFVMRTASLR
- a CDS encoding L,D-transpeptidase family protein: MRDCSKNRAGYDRVLMAVAATFLTVSATSALAQGGPRSSAAELAIDAAIPRPEPANVPPPTAADFKLDSTASVPDAAKATEPKTTTEKTAEPKPSDTATAPAATPPAAAAAVPAAEPVKAASNVPPADQPVADKLRDMLGAKSLRYFDRKAERAAVEKFYTAREYAPVWTQAGALTAGGKGVIARLKDAAAEGLNAADYPVPDFAAAATPDALAEAELKLTASMLDYARQAQSGRMHWSQVSGDILYPEHPTDPAEVLANVTAAKDASAALAGYNPPHKLYKELKAKLAELRGQGDGPVMQIAEGAPLAFKAATKKQPAVTPEDPRVPQLRAKLGITENPDDTHYDAKVAEAVRKFQAGADLKATGVLDDKTVKAINSPKRDRQIDTVIVNMERWRWLPRQLGVASLNNAYVILNIPDFTLKVMQGGAPVWTTRVVTGKPGSHATPMLTETMKFITVNPTWNVPPSIIYNEYLPALQQDPTVLQRMGLRLERARDGSIHISQPPGEANALGRIRFNFPNKFLVYQHDTPDKHLFAKEERAFSHGCMRVQNPDQYAATLLNIVMPNDKYTPEKIRSMYGRSEIDLKFPTPLPVNITYQTAFVDDAGKLQLRKDLYGRDAQMLALLKNSRNRDLENVVAHANPSYARPSGSALPSNVAFNNDFGSSSGPSFFERLFGGPSTPPAPVGRPQQRRVITR